A window of Pirellulales bacterium contains these coding sequences:
- a CDS encoding TetR/AcrR family transcriptional regulator, producing MPNITRKLVTKQTSILESAVALFAERGFAATEMDAIAAAAGVAKGTVYHHFKSKEDLFLAAAARTVAELREFIFETIACIDDPVAVIRTACRAVARYSQKHPDAVELFVQQRAVFRDNSPLMLLIAGRDEVQPYFVDVVRRGITAGVFRDVDPEEPVRAISNMLYGLVVSSFLEGAAEKLVTRADLHVGLILDGLMKRSD from the coding sequence GTGCCGAATATTACTCGCAAGCTCGTCACGAAGCAGACGTCCATCTTGGAGAGTGCCGTCGCGTTGTTCGCCGAGAGAGGGTTTGCTGCGACCGAGATGGACGCGATCGCAGCAGCAGCCGGAGTGGCGAAGGGCACCGTCTACCACCACTTCAAGAGCAAGGAAGACCTGTTCCTGGCGGCGGCCGCGCGGACGGTCGCCGAACTGAGAGAGTTCATCTTCGAAACAATTGCCTGTATTGATGACCCGGTCGCCGTTATTCGCACCGCTTGTCGCGCCGTGGCACGCTACAGCCAAAAGCACCCCGACGCCGTTGAACTCTTCGTCCAACAGCGCGCAGTGTTTCGCGACAACTCGCCGCTTATGCTGCTGATTGCCGGCCGGGATGAAGTGCAGCCGTACTTCGTTGACGTGGTGCGGCGCGGTATCACTGCGGGCGTCTTCCGCGACGTTGACCCGGAAGAGCCGGTCCGCGCGATCTCGAACATGCTATACGGGTTGGTCGTCAGCAGTTTTTTGGAAGGCGCCGCGGAGAAGCTCGTGACAAGAGCCGATCTGCATGTCGGATTGATCCTTGACGGTCTGATGAAACGGTCAGATTGA
- a CDS encoding VOC family protein, producing MTLMRMDNVLIVVDDLEATKAFFIELGLRLEGETTVEGPLVGQLIGLEDVRATLAMLRTPDGQGIELDKFHTPDAIRFGPVDAPVNTLGIRRIMFAVDEIDVVVARLRAHGAEVIGEMQYEDSCRLAYIRGPEGIIVALAEQLG from the coding sequence ATGACGCTAATGCGAATGGACAACGTGCTCATCGTTGTCGACGACCTTGAAGCCACCAAGGCGTTTTTCATCGAACTGGGCCTCAGGCTGGAGGGCGAGACGACAGTCGAAGGGCCTTTGGTTGGACAACTGATCGGACTGGAGGATGTCCGAGCTACCCTGGCGATGTTGCGCACGCCCGACGGGCAGGGCATTGAGTTGGATAAGTTCCACACGCCCGATGCGATCCGATTTGGGCCGGTGGACGCGCCGGTCAACACGCTGGGGATCCGTCGAATTATGTTCGCCGTTGATGAAATCGATGTGGTGGTAGCGCGCCTGCGCGCGCATGGCGCAGAGGTCATTGGCGAAATGCAGTACGAGGACTCGTGCCGGCTTGCCTACATCCGCGGACCCGAGGGCATCATTGTCGCGCTGGCCGAGCAGCTTGGCTAA